In Microbacterium cremeum, a genomic segment contains:
- a CDS encoding beta-L-arabinofuranosidase domain-containing protein, translating into MFENTVADSSPLAHPTALKGHNGSATLNYEYVPGVKTETAALKLGGSTYLDLGTSSELVPSELTLSFWFKPTAAMGSGEQIISWNKRAYNSAGWYASSVNATNPLLFSFGQGGGQPHEVRAASTDRAAFFPVGEWTHITATYSSASKQFALYRNGVKVPTSVQTPVSATATGIIAEATPALPKSIGYNGPNYNGGYLTSALDDYRLFEGVADLTGVVALYEDGGGTVDRAAMAAEGAAGLTVPTTATVDLTLPTSTSNGTTVSWSSSHPETIAPSGKVVRPEAGQDDLTVTLTARASFLGGPTTTRTFEVYVPAVVTPIQDTGLEDVVILDDYLKNAQEKEIEYLLTLDPDRYLHWFRVTANSYKPGSFAINTTTYPGWENGSVTWNFRGHSFGHYMSALAMNYANSDDPTVKADVLADLEATVRGLAAVQDTYDGTARAGYIAPFRDSALNAVEGRGTSDDQVIVPYYNLHKILAGLLDTYEYVPGELGALALEVAEGFGEYMHGRVSTLTNNAALLGTEYGGMNEALYELFDVSGGNPHFKTAAQAFDEVTLFQSLANGTDVLPGRHANTTIPKFIGALKRYTVFTENPEYYEMLTQSEKDNLGMYLSAAQNFWQTVVDHHTYVTGANSQSEHFRAPDTLWRYATQQGSTGNPQTAETCNEYNMLKLSRELFKVTQDVKYMHYYENTFINTIVSSQNPDNGMSMYFNPMAPGYYKIYGPAPSESQLFWCCVGTGMENFSKLADTLYFSRDRGVWVNLYFSSQYDHADSNMRITQEANLPNDDTVRVTVDALTGTELADGATLRLRVPDWVAGEPTLTVNGAAVTPDVRQGYILLSDVAAGDVIELKMPMEVVAYDTPDNPDFVAFKYGPTVLSAGLGTENMTGWGTVGVSVRIALAPSANVQQTVTVATENTTQWYENVAENVVRIEDSADGKVQFTLRNTRNGGDLIYTPHYSQHGQRYAIYMNFEVPDSPAAQQAILDEKKRQRDLARFIDILTTFDNNNGEAAKNLKTGGTTSVGVHNGRQYRHGNSNGWFSYDMAIDPAAPINRLETTYFSGDNGRSFQVYLNDTLFKTQQITNAAGSGVFYEVVDQIPAQYLTGPDVRYKVDANGAPVLDGQGNRIPVVTVRYQSTGGFVGGVFGVATSRPVTYSTESALTGLSVEGGVLTPSFSGDVTDYVVTVPQGATSMSFTATPNVPTGLVRVGNILIDDTEPREVSLVPGEEKTLTIHSFAQDHETSTTYTLVIREATEPQLAVTATTATRCVAGKAVLTVSVANGDDVPVAVRIDTAYGSKAVTLAAGKTGSYAFTTRAAVLPQGEATVTATATVGGEEVSTTVNAPYAQAPCGVL; encoded by the coding sequence ATGTTCGAGAACACCGTCGCCGACAGCAGCCCGCTCGCTCATCCGACGGCGCTGAAGGGCCACAACGGCTCTGCGACGTTGAACTACGAGTACGTGCCGGGAGTGAAGACAGAGACGGCTGCGCTCAAGCTCGGCGGAAGCACCTACCTCGACCTCGGCACGAGCAGCGAGCTCGTGCCGTCCGAACTCACGCTGTCGTTCTGGTTCAAGCCCACGGCGGCGATGGGGTCGGGAGAGCAGATCATCTCGTGGAACAAGCGGGCCTACAACAGCGCCGGCTGGTACGCATCATCGGTCAACGCCACCAACCCCCTCCTGTTCTCGTTCGGGCAGGGCGGTGGACAACCGCACGAGGTGCGCGCCGCGTCCACCGATCGGGCGGCGTTCTTCCCGGTCGGCGAGTGGACGCACATCACGGCGACCTACAGCAGCGCATCGAAGCAGTTCGCCCTCTACCGCAACGGCGTGAAGGTGCCCACCTCGGTGCAGACGCCCGTCAGCGCGACCGCGACCGGGATCATCGCCGAAGCCACCCCGGCGCTGCCGAAGTCGATCGGGTACAACGGACCGAACTACAACGGCGGCTACCTGACGTCCGCGCTGGACGACTATCGCCTGTTCGAAGGCGTCGCTGACCTCACCGGCGTCGTCGCGCTCTACGAAGACGGCGGCGGCACGGTGGATCGCGCCGCGATGGCGGCCGAAGGGGCGGCCGGTCTCACGGTTCCGACGACCGCGACCGTCGACCTGACGCTGCCCACCTCCACGTCGAACGGGACGACGGTGTCGTGGTCGTCCTCGCATCCTGAGACGATCGCCCCGTCGGGCAAGGTGGTGCGCCCCGAAGCAGGTCAGGACGACCTCACGGTCACCCTGACCGCACGGGCCAGCTTCCTCGGCGGCCCCACGACGACCAGGACGTTCGAGGTGTATGTTCCCGCCGTGGTCACCCCCATCCAGGACACCGGTCTGGAGGACGTCGTGATCCTGGACGACTACCTGAAGAACGCGCAGGAGAAGGAGATCGAGTACCTCCTCACCCTCGATCCGGATCGCTACCTGCACTGGTTCCGCGTCACCGCGAACTCCTACAAGCCGGGAAGCTTCGCGATCAACACGACCACGTACCCCGGATGGGAGAACGGGTCGGTGACGTGGAACTTCCGAGGTCACTCCTTCGGCCACTACATGTCGGCTCTGGCGATGAACTACGCCAACAGCGACGACCCGACGGTCAAGGCCGACGTCCTCGCGGACCTCGAGGCCACTGTCCGCGGTCTCGCCGCGGTGCAGGACACATATGACGGCACGGCGCGCGCCGGCTACATCGCCCCGTTCCGCGACTCTGCTCTCAATGCGGTCGAAGGACGAGGGACCTCCGATGACCAGGTGATCGTGCCCTACTACAACCTGCACAAGATCCTGGCCGGCCTGCTCGACACGTACGAGTACGTGCCGGGCGAACTCGGGGCGCTCGCGCTCGAGGTCGCCGAGGGCTTCGGCGAGTACATGCACGGACGCGTCTCGACGCTGACCAACAACGCGGCGCTTCTGGGCACCGAGTACGGCGGCATGAATGAGGCGCTGTACGAGCTCTTCGACGTGTCGGGAGGAAACCCTCACTTCAAGACCGCGGCGCAGGCCTTCGACGAGGTCACCCTCTTCCAGTCGCTCGCCAACGGGACTGATGTCCTGCCCGGCCGTCATGCGAACACGACGATCCCGAAGTTCATCGGTGCGCTCAAGCGATACACGGTGTTCACCGAGAACCCCGAGTACTACGAGATGCTCACCCAGTCCGAGAAGGACAACCTGGGGATGTACCTCTCGGCAGCACAGAACTTCTGGCAGACGGTGGTGGATCATCACACCTACGTCACCGGTGCGAACAGTCAGTCGGAGCACTTCCGGGCCCCCGACACGCTGTGGCGGTACGCGACGCAACAGGGATCGACGGGCAACCCTCAGACAGCTGAGACGTGCAACGAGTACAACATGCTCAAGCTGTCGCGCGAGCTGTTCAAGGTGACGCAGGACGTCAAGTACATGCACTACTACGAGAACACGTTCATCAACACGATCGTGTCTTCGCAGAACCCCGACAACGGGATGAGCATGTACTTCAATCCGATGGCCCCGGGGTACTACAAGATCTACGGACCGGCGCCGAGCGAATCCCAGCTGTTCTGGTGCTGCGTCGGCACGGGCATGGAGAACTTCTCCAAGCTCGCCGACACGCTGTACTTCTCACGCGACCGCGGAGTCTGGGTGAACCTGTACTTCAGTTCGCAGTACGACCACGCCGACAGCAACATGCGCATCACCCAGGAGGCGAACCTCCCCAACGACGACACGGTGCGGGTCACCGTCGACGCGCTCACGGGGACCGAGCTCGCTGACGGCGCAACGCTTCGCCTGCGTGTGCCGGACTGGGTGGCCGGGGAGCCGACACTGACGGTGAACGGTGCCGCGGTGACGCCTGATGTCCGACAGGGCTACATCCTTCTGAGCGACGTCGCAGCCGGCGATGTCATCGAGTTGAAGATGCCTATGGAGGTCGTCGCCTACGACACTCCCGACAACCCCGACTTCGTCGCGTTCAAGTACGGCCCGACGGTGCTGAGCGCCGGCCTGGGCACCGAGAACATGACCGGTTGGGGCACGGTCGGAGTGAGCGTGCGCATCGCTCTCGCGCCCTCCGCGAACGTCCAGCAGACGGTCACGGTCGCGACCGAGAACACGACGCAGTGGTACGAGAACGTCGCGGAGAACGTCGTGCGCATCGAAGACAGCGCGGACGGCAAGGTGCAGTTCACACTGCGGAACACGCGGAACGGTGGCGATCTGATCTACACCCCGCACTACTCGCAGCACGGCCAGCGCTACGCCATCTACATGAACTTCGAGGTTCCCGACTCGCCGGCGGCCCAGCAGGCGATCCTGGACGAGAAGAAGCGTCAGCGCGATCTCGCACGGTTCATCGACATCCTCACCACGTTCGACAACAACAACGGTGAGGCCGCGAAGAACCTGAAGACCGGAGGCACGACGAGTGTCGGTGTGCACAACGGCCGACAGTACCGCCATGGGAACAGCAACGGATGGTTCAGCTATGACATGGCCATCGATCCGGCCGCCCCGATCAACCGACTGGAGACGACGTACTTCTCGGGTGACAACGGGCGCTCGTTCCAGGTGTACCTGAACGACACACTGTTCAAGACCCAGCAGATCACCAACGCAGCGGGTTCCGGCGTCTTCTATGAAGTCGTCGACCAGATTCCTGCGCAGTATCTGACGGGCCCGGACGTGCGGTACAAGGTCGACGCGAACGGGGCTCCGGTGCTCGATGGTCAGGGCAACCGGATTCCGGTCGTGACGGTGCGGTACCAGTCGACGGGCGGGTTCGTCGGCGGTGTCTTCGGAGTCGCCACCTCGCGCCCCGTCACCTACAGCACGGAGTCCGCGCTGACCGGTCTGAGCGTCGAAGGCGGCGTCCTGACCCCGTCGTTCTCGGGCGATGTGACCGACTACGTCGTGACAGTCCCCCAGGGCGCCACGTCGATGTCGTTCACGGCCACACCGAACGTGCCCACCGGGCTCGTCCGGGTCGGGAACATCCTCATCGACGACACCGAGCCGCGCGAGGTCAGCCTCGTACCGGGCGAAGAGAAGACACTCACGATCCATTCGTTCGCGCAGGATCACGAGACGTCGACGACCTACACCCTGGTCATTCGCGAGGCGACGGAGCCGCAACTGGCGGTGACTGCGACGACTGCGACACGCTGCGTCGCAGGGAAGGCGGTGCTCACCGTGAGTGTCGCGAACGGCGATGACGTACCCGTCGCCGTCCGCATCGACACGGCATACGGCTCGAAAGCCGTGACGCTGGCCGCAGGCAAGACCGGCAGCTACGCGTTCACGACTCGCGCGGCTGTCCTTCCGCAGGGCGAAGCAACGGTGACCGCTACCGCGACGGTGGGCGGAGAGGAGGTCTCCACCACGGTGAACGCGCCGTACGCCCAGGCTCCCTGCGGCGTGCTGTAG
- a CDS encoding substrate-binding domain-containing protein translates to MSNKKRMLGLIGFVGAGALALGLSGCAGGDAGGSGDGGSGDELTTVGFVAVGPEGGWRNANEQAIKDAFTEEAGFDLKYAPAASPTDQKSQIDAFATFVNDEVDVILLTATEASGWEDSLELAQEAEIPVILLDRGVEASDDLYVTRIAPDNVNVAGMVGEWAVETFPEGANYFTLEGVPGLSVVNERNEGFDAAIEGKDGWNKIGAQTANWTADEGKSVIETVLKENPDLQFIFAQNDEMGIGAAAAVSAAGLVPGTDVKIATIDGTTPALEALAAGELSFVAQYNPFFGDLAVQAVNDALAGDDVEKTIIVEGETFNSPEAAQAAIEEGKGF, encoded by the coding sequence ATGTCAAACAAGAAGCGGATGCTCGGCCTGATCGGCTTCGTCGGTGCGGGAGCCCTCGCGCTCGGCCTCTCCGGCTGCGCCGGCGGCGACGCAGGCGGTTCCGGCGACGGCGGGTCCGGCGACGAGCTCACCACGGTCGGCTTCGTTGCGGTCGGCCCCGAGGGCGGATGGCGCAATGCCAACGAGCAGGCGATCAAGGACGCCTTCACCGAGGAGGCGGGCTTCGACCTGAAGTACGCTCCCGCGGCCAGCCCCACCGACCAGAAGTCGCAGATCGACGCGTTCGCGACGTTCGTGAACGACGAGGTCGACGTCATCCTCCTCACCGCGACCGAGGCCTCGGGCTGGGAGGACTCGCTCGAGCTGGCCCAGGAGGCCGAGATCCCCGTCATCCTGCTCGACCGCGGTGTCGAGGCCAGCGACGACCTGTACGTCACCCGCATCGCCCCCGACAACGTGAACGTCGCCGGCATGGTCGGCGAGTGGGCTGTCGAGACCTTCCCGGAGGGCGCGAACTACTTCACGCTCGAGGGCGTCCCCGGCCTGTCGGTCGTCAACGAGCGCAACGAGGGCTTCGATGCAGCGATCGAGGGCAAGGACGGCTGGAACAAGATCGGCGCGCAGACCGCCAACTGGACGGCTGACGAGGGCAAGTCGGTCATCGAGACCGTGCTGAAGGAGAACCCCGACCTTCAGTTCATCTTCGCCCAGAACGACGAGATGGGCATCGGCGCGGCCGCTGCCGTCAGCGCCGCGGGTCTCGTCCCCGGCACCGACGTCAAGATCGCCACGATCGACGGCACCACGCCGGCTCTCGAGGCGCTCGCCGCCGGCGAGCTGAGCTTCGTCGCTCAGTACAACCCCTTCTTCGGCGACCTCGCCGTGCAGGCGGTCAACGACGCGCTCGCGGGCGACGACGTCGAGAAGACGATCATCGTCGAGGGTGAGACCTTCAACTCGCCCGAGGCCGCGCAGGCCGCGATCGAAGAGGGCAAGGGCTTCTGA
- a CDS encoding LacI family DNA-binding transcriptional regulator, with protein sequence MSDQATRGWQRPSIYDVAKQAGVSHMTVSRVLNGHPNIRESTRERVLQAIDEMNYTRSSIARALATRRAMRIGVLVDSPVQWGPNSTLRAIESAARDAGYAISAFSISDDEESKIDTGVVELVTQGVDALCVIAPRASSLDLLRQQSTGLPTLVIKAEPDAEMHTAAVDQRAGAMTAVMHLIELGHRSIAHLSGPLDWYDARAREQGWRDALADAGLSIAPPVVGDWTSDYGYTFGKTHDFSEVTAVFAANDQMALGVVHGLAERGLRVPDDVSVVGFDDLPDARHFLPPLTTVRQDFAALGALALQILIAAIEGEDVTEHDIIEPRLVVRRSTSAPRS encoded by the coding sequence ATGTCGGATCAGGCGACGCGAGGCTGGCAGCGCCCCAGCATCTATGACGTGGCCAAGCAGGCAGGCGTCTCGCACATGACCGTGTCGCGCGTGCTCAACGGCCACCCGAACATCCGCGAGTCCACTCGCGAGCGCGTGCTGCAGGCGATCGACGAGATGAACTACACGCGCAGCTCCATCGCGCGTGCTCTCGCGACGCGCCGGGCGATGCGCATCGGAGTCCTCGTCGACAGCCCGGTGCAGTGGGGCCCGAACAGCACGCTGCGCGCCATCGAGAGCGCCGCGCGCGACGCCGGCTACGCGATCAGCGCCTTCTCGATCTCGGACGACGAGGAGTCGAAGATCGACACCGGGGTGGTGGAGCTCGTCACCCAGGGCGTCGATGCGCTCTGCGTCATCGCGCCCCGCGCCTCGTCGCTCGACCTGCTGCGCCAGCAGAGCACGGGCCTGCCGACCCTCGTCATCAAGGCCGAGCCGGATGCCGAGATGCACACGGCCGCGGTCGATCAGCGTGCCGGCGCCATGACTGCCGTGATGCACCTCATCGAGCTCGGTCACCGCTCGATCGCGCACCTGTCCGGACCCCTCGACTGGTACGACGCGCGGGCCCGCGAGCAGGGCTGGCGCGACGCGCTCGCCGACGCCGGGCTCTCGATCGCGCCGCCGGTCGTCGGCGACTGGACGTCGGACTACGGCTATACGTTCGGCAAGACCCACGACTTCTCCGAGGTGACCGCGGTGTTCGCGGCGAACGATCAGATGGCGCTGGGTGTCGTCCACGGGCTCGCCGAACGCGGCCTGCGCGTGCCCGACGACGTGAGCGTCGTGGGTTTCGACGACCTCCCCGACGCGCGCCACTTCCTGCCGCCGCTGACGACCGTGCGGCAGGATTTCGCCGCCCTCGGCGCGCTCGCACTCCAGATCCTGATCGCCGCGATCGAGGGCGAGGACGTCACCGAGCACGACATCATCGAGCCCCGACTGGTGGTGCGGCGCTCGACCTCGGCGCCCCGCTCCTGA
- a CDS encoding WxL protein peptidoglycan domain-containing protein, protein MPEFPHRTTVLHRVLLVAALVATLTSASAPAFADDTDDAAGQPTVRWSVTPADENGPDGRTAVELDVDPGETVSDHFAVRNVSADEVTFRLTAADGFYTRTGRFDILPADQESVDSGTWISIPDEVTVAPGATVVVPFGIAVPETAEPGDHAAGITASVLSVQTGDGGTSVGVESRVGFRVLTRVTGEIAPAAAVTDLGAQYALSWNPFRPGEITVTFDVVNEGNTRLIAEGAVEAGGRSVVFPAEDGIRQELLPGDTRTLTAVVEDVWPLFVVPTTVTLSPIVVTMDGESSTLTPVVASVPAWAVPWPQLIILAGLALVIWAVLRGRTRSRRRIDALVAEAREAGRREAEKVDAP, encoded by the coding sequence TTGCCCGAATTCCCGCACCGCACCACCGTGCTCCACCGGGTGCTGCTCGTCGCAGCGCTCGTGGCGACGCTCACATCGGCGAGCGCGCCCGCGTTCGCCGATGACACCGACGACGCCGCCGGGCAGCCGACCGTCCGCTGGTCGGTCACGCCCGCCGACGAGAACGGACCCGATGGCCGCACAGCCGTCGAGCTCGACGTCGATCCGGGCGAGACGGTCTCGGACCACTTCGCGGTGCGCAATGTCAGCGCCGACGAGGTGACTTTCCGGCTGACGGCCGCGGACGGCTTCTACACCCGCACCGGTCGCTTCGACATCCTGCCCGCCGATCAGGAGTCGGTGGACTCCGGCACCTGGATCTCGATCCCCGACGAGGTCACCGTCGCGCCCGGTGCGACCGTCGTCGTGCCGTTCGGGATCGCCGTGCCCGAGACCGCCGAGCCGGGCGACCACGCCGCCGGCATCACGGCGTCGGTGCTGTCTGTGCAGACCGGCGACGGCGGCACGAGCGTCGGCGTCGAGAGCCGCGTCGGCTTTCGCGTGCTCACGCGCGTGACCGGTGAGATCGCCCCGGCCGCCGCCGTCACCGACCTCGGGGCGCAGTACGCGCTGTCGTGGAATCCGTTCCGTCCCGGCGAGATCACGGTGACGTTCGACGTCGTGAACGAGGGCAACACGCGGCTCATCGCCGAAGGCGCCGTCGAGGCGGGCGGCCGGAGCGTCGTCTTCCCGGCCGAGGACGGCATCCGTCAAGAACTGCTCCCGGGCGACACCCGCACGCTCACGGCCGTCGTCGAGGACGTGTGGCCGCTGTTCGTCGTGCCCACCACCGTCACGCTCTCGCCGATCGTCGTCACGATGGACGGCGAGAGCTCGACCCTCACGCCCGTCGTCGCCAGCGTGCCGGCGTGGGCCGTGCCCTGGCCGCAGCTCATCATCCTCGCGGGCCTCGCGCTCGTGATCTGGGCGGTGCTGCGTGGGCGCACCCGCTCGCGCCGACGGATCGATGCGCTCGTCGCCGAGGCGCGCGAGGCCGGCCGCCGCGAGGCCGAGAAGGTGGACGCCCCGTGA
- a CDS encoding permease: MARHRRPAATLSPSSRERVAATRVTAAERTAVERARRPQLRRRRLWAGALLTVVLIGTALVTHSFTAVPLPDRLQDGLTLAVSVLVESLPFVMLGVLLAVVIEVWVPPGAIERWLPRPAWARRAVLSLLGMLVPVCECGNVPFARGMLMRGFSVPETLTFLMAAPIVNPIVILTTHQAFGFSDGILVARLAGGYAIANLIGWLYSRHPDPKSLLTPRFAQTCATPPTQGRDGRGRRSVTQLLAELRAVMSALVIGSALAGAIQVLVPRDVLIAIGSDPVLSILAMAALAVVVAICSNVDAFFALSFASTFTPGSIVAFLLIGPLVDVKMLALLRTTFTSRLLVGLVAIVVASAFLIGAVVNVVG; encoded by the coding sequence ATGGCTAGACATCGCCGCCCCGCGGCGACCCTGAGCCCGTCGTCGCGAGAGCGCGTCGCGGCGACCCGGGTCACGGCAGCCGAGCGCACGGCCGTCGAACGAGCGCGGCGACCGCAGCTCCGGCGACGTCGGCTCTGGGCCGGCGCGCTGCTGACGGTCGTCCTGATCGGTACGGCGCTCGTCACACACTCGTTCACCGCCGTCCCGCTTCCGGACAGATTGCAGGATGGGCTCACGCTGGCGGTCAGCGTGCTCGTCGAGTCCCTCCCGTTCGTGATGCTGGGAGTGCTGCTCGCCGTCGTCATCGAGGTCTGGGTCCCGCCCGGAGCCATCGAGCGATGGCTCCCCCGTCCGGCGTGGGCGCGCCGTGCCGTGCTGTCGCTGCTGGGCATGCTCGTCCCGGTCTGCGAATGCGGAAACGTGCCCTTCGCGCGAGGCATGCTGATGCGCGGGTTCTCCGTGCCCGAGACGCTGACGTTCCTCATGGCCGCGCCGATCGTGAACCCCATCGTCATCCTGACCACGCATCAGGCATTCGGTTTCAGCGATGGCATCCTCGTGGCGCGCCTGGCCGGCGGCTATGCCATCGCCAACCTCATCGGATGGCTCTACTCGCGCCACCCCGACCCGAAGTCGCTGCTCACCCCCCGCTTCGCGCAGACGTGCGCGACGCCGCCGACGCAGGGCAGGGACGGCCGCGGCCGACGCTCCGTGACGCAGCTGCTCGCCGAACTGAGGGCGGTCATGTCTGCGCTGGTCATCGGATCGGCCCTCGCCGGCGCGATCCAGGTGCTCGTCCCGCGCGATGTGCTGATCGCGATCGGCAGCGACCCCGTGCTGTCGATTCTGGCGATGGCCGCGCTCGCGGTCGTCGTGGCGATCTGTTCCAACGTCGACGCGTTCTTCGCGTTGTCTTTCGCTTCCACCTTCACCCCCGGTTCGATCGTCGCCTTCCTGCTGATCGGCCCGCTCGTGGACGTCAAGATGCTCGCCCTGCTGCGCACCACCTTCACCTCGCGACTCCTCGTCGGGCTCGTCGCCATCGTCGTGGCGAGCGCATTCCTCATCGGTGCGGTGGTGAATGTCGTTGGGTGA
- a CDS encoding TIGR03943 family putative permease subunit: MDSAHPTRPSRATSPAAALSVLGGALASAVVVGAWLLPPTTLSVALAIDRASASTALFDRDDAVALVSSGDTRHFGVPDWSTVFATATSPEDFVGDAVELEGFVTPHPEDPGVFLLTRLVITHCVIDAQPATVPVASEAWASDIDVGQWVRIEGAVTPRDDSLAIRPTKITPIDEPEDPYEY, encoded by the coding sequence GTGGATTCCGCCCATCCGACGAGACCGTCGAGGGCGACTTCGCCCGCTGCCGCCCTGTCCGTCCTCGGCGGCGCGCTGGCCTCCGCCGTCGTCGTCGGCGCCTGGCTGCTTCCGCCCACGACGCTTTCCGTCGCCCTGGCGATCGACCGCGCATCGGCGTCGACGGCACTCTTCGATCGGGATGATGCCGTCGCCCTGGTGAGCTCCGGAGATACGCGGCACTTCGGCGTCCCGGACTGGTCGACCGTCTTCGCCACGGCGACATCGCCGGAGGACTTCGTCGGGGATGCCGTCGAGCTGGAAGGATTCGTGACGCCCCACCCGGAGGACCCGGGGGTGTTCCTCCTCACGCGCCTCGTGATCACACACTGCGTCATCGACGCGCAGCCCGCGACCGTGCCCGTCGCGTCCGAGGCCTGGGCGTCCGACATCGATGTGGGCCAGTGGGTGCGCATCGAGGGCGCCGTGACGCCGAGGGACGACAGCCTCGCCATCCGTCCGACGAAGATCACGCCGATCGACGAACCCGAAGACCCGTATGAGTACTGA
- a CDS encoding Ig-like domain-containing protein — translation MSTDTAPAPSQRRRFASIYLVLLTVIALAATAVAGASLLTGPRVSSVLADPAAATTSPGSRVIFTANQPLAAVSPRHVEIEPDVPFTVDTAGRDVGIRFGAPLADGTRYEVTITEVTGISGGPTSTFSTTLQTPPAEAYLLERTPEQDRIYRTTLDGAEQTTVFEHPRIEDFRTSPRGLLVALRTEQGDSELVVVRPDGHVAEVRLPAVGRLARLQLSDSGDRFAYTWTDPSVEGIPLRDSMVFLGAISAPEAKPQQLELGASDPRIDDFRFVQGTTSLLLITRGRDLLLADPALDGEPVPLGKATVIDDVSRTEPKAYVRTDDGPEFVDLRDGSRSPAPGDRGALGQPFAAEEVTGRGTLLTYLSFNDSGTLAGQRVVLHTDAGGSHVIAEVPTTDAVMQVCAAPSGRWVGLVVAPDIAANTLDDAILAMPERVETRLISLETQKTEVVPGFAISWCRAPAI, via the coding sequence ATGAGTACTGACACCGCTCCGGCGCCCTCGCAGCGCCGGCGATTCGCATCGATCTACCTCGTCCTCCTCACCGTGATCGCGCTCGCCGCGACGGCCGTGGCAGGCGCCAGTCTGCTCACCGGTCCGCGCGTGTCCTCCGTCCTCGCCGACCCAGCCGCAGCGACCACGTCTCCGGGTTCGCGCGTCATCTTCACCGCCAATCAGCCGCTCGCAGCGGTGTCCCCGCGCCACGTCGAGATCGAACCGGATGTTCCGTTCACGGTCGACACCGCCGGTCGCGACGTGGGGATCCGTTTCGGCGCCCCGCTCGCCGACGGCACACGCTACGAGGTCACGATCACCGAGGTGACAGGCATCTCGGGTGGTCCGACGTCGACGTTCTCGACGACGCTTCAGACGCCTCCTGCCGAGGCCTACCTGCTCGAGCGGACGCCGGAGCAGGACCGCATCTACCGCACCACGCTCGACGGCGCCGAGCAGACGACGGTGTTCGAGCATCCGCGCATCGAGGACTTCCGAACTTCGCCGCGCGGTCTGCTGGTGGCCCTGCGCACCGAGCAGGGCGACTCCGAGCTGGTGGTGGTACGGCCGGACGGACACGTCGCTGAGGTGCGGCTTCCCGCGGTGGGCCGGCTCGCCAGGTTGCAGCTGTCGGATTCCGGCGATCGATTCGCCTACACGTGGACGGATCCGTCCGTCGAAGGGATTCCGCTCCGCGATTCGATGGTCTTCCTCGGTGCCATCTCCGCACCCGAAGCGAAGCCCCAGCAGCTCGAACTCGGCGCCTCCGACCCTCGCATCGACGACTTCCGCTTCGTCCAGGGCACCACGTCGTTGCTGCTGATCACGCGCGGCCGCGACCTCCTGCTCGCCGATCCGGCGCTCGACGGCGAACCCGTCCCCCTGGGAAAGGCGACGGTGATCGACGACGTGTCCCGCACCGAGCCGAAGGCGTACGTGCGGACCGACGACGGGCCCGAGTTCGTCGACCTTCGCGACGGCTCGCGTTCGCCGGCGCCCGGTGACCGTGGCGCGCTCGGCCAGCCGTTCGCGGCCGAGGAGGTGACGGGGCGCGGAACGCTCCTCACCTATCTGAGCTTCAACGATTCCGGGACGCTCGCCGGCCAGCGCGTGGTACTGCACACGGACGCGGGTGGTTCGCACGTGATCGCCGAGGTGCCGACGACGGATGCCGTCATGCAGGTGTGCGCGGCGCCCAGCGGTCGCTGGGTCGGGCTGGTGGTCGCACCTGACATCGCCGCGAATACGCTCGACGACGCGATCCTGGCCATGCCCGAGCGCGTCGAGACCCGGCTCATCTCGCTCGAGACGCAGAAGACCGAGGTCGTTCCCGGCTTCGCCATCTCCTGGTGCCGCGCGCCGGCCATCTGA